The genomic interval CGCCGATGTTGGGACGGGCGATGGTGCACAGTTCTTCAATTTGTCCTAAGCCGCGCATCCCCATCTCGAGAACCATGGCACGATGCGAGGCATCCCGCTGTAGAATGGTGAGGGGTAAGCCCAATTCGTTGTTCTGGTTCGCCGAGGTGTACACGCACGGGCCGAGCGCGCCGAGCACAGCCGCGACCATCTCCTTGGTCGTCGTCTTCCCATTCGACCCGGTGATGCCCACCACGGGCCCTTCGAATTGACCGCGTTCCCATCGAGCGAGGGCCTGCACCGCCTGCAGGGCGTTTTGCACCCGAATGCACGGCCCGAGCGCCGTCTTGACGTCTTCGGTGACGACGGCTACACTGGCTCCGCGGCGAAACGCTTCGTCGACAAACTGGTGTCCGTCGACGCGCTGCCCCACAAAAGCGACAAACGCGTGGCCCGGCTGAACCTGTCGATGGTCGATGGCCACGCCCGTGACGGTGACGTCCGGGGCTTCGTGGAGAACGGGGGTGCCCCCCACCACGCGCACGAAGTTCGCAAACGACATGGGTGTCATATGGGTTCGTTCCCCTCTACGCACGTTTTTGAAAAGGAGATGTGTGTCTGTGCCAAATCGCAAACTGAGGGTCGGCGTCATCTTTGGTGGAAAGTCCGGTGAACACGAGGTCTCGCTGCAGTCGGCCAAGTCGGTGATGGATGCGCTTGATCCTCTCCACTATACCACGATACCCATTGGGATTTCGAAGGACGGGCGTTGGCACGTCGGGAAGGGTGCGTGGAAGGCGCTCGAGGCGAAGCAGCCCGCCGCATTGCCGAGCAAAAGCGCTCAGAACGCCTCGTCCCCTTCCAACCGGTTCATCAACCCGGAAATTCAGGGGCTGTCACCCGTCGAGGTCAAGCGGTCGCCCGATTGGCTCCCTCCTGCGCTTGTGAACGAGATCGACGTCGTCTTTCCGGTGTTGCACGGAACCTTCGGCGAAGACGGCACAATTCAGGGGCTCTTGGAGATGGTGGGCATTCCCTACGTAGGATCCGGTGTGCTTGCCTCGGCCTTGGGTATGGACAAAATTGCTATGAAGCAAATTTTTTCGGCCGTGGGAATCCCGCAGGCGCGCTGGGTAGGATTCACGCGCGCTTCCTGGGCCCAGGATGACGGGCGGATCGTGCGGGAGATTGAAGAACAGCTCGGATATCCCTGCTTCGTCAAACCCGCGAATCTCGGATCGAGCGTCGGGATCTCCAAAGCTCGAAATCAGCGGGAACTCGTGGAGGCCGTCCATCTCGCCCTGTCCTACGACCGGCGCGTGATTGTGGAGGAGGCCATTGACGCCCGCGAGATCGAAATCGGCATTCTCGGCAACGACGATCCTATTGCGTCGGTTGCTGGCGAGATCGTCCCCAAGCGCGAATTTTATGATTATGAAGCGAAGTATCAGGACGGAGGCGCGGAGCTGCGCATTCCTGCAGACCTGTCGCCTGAGGAGCGAAAGGCCGTGGAATCGTACGCCATCCGGGCCTTCCAGGCCATCGACGGCTCAGGGCTGGCCCGAGTGGACTTTTTCGTCGAGCGAGGAACCGGCCGCGTGTTGGTGAACGAGATCAACACGATGCCCGGGTTCACGCGCTTCAGCATGTACCCGAAGCTCTGGGAAGCATCCGGATTGGCGTACGACAAGTTGCTGGACCGCCTCATTGAGCTCGCGCTGGAACGACACGCGGAGCGGAGCCAGCTTCTGAGATCGTATGACAAGGCGTAAACGACGGGCGCGGCTGGGAAACCAGCCGCGCTCTCGTCAGTCGGGAAAGAGTTCATAGAAACTGGCGTATCGCTCGTCGCGCACGGGCTCGCGTGCAGCTGTGCGCGGAGAGGCGGGTCGCGATCTCGGCTTCGACTGGCCGGCCTGGGGCTCGCCACGCCATTGAGCCTGTCTTTCGCGGTATTGCGCGCGGTACTGTTCGAGATCTTGCCGCGAGCGAACGTTGTTCTTCTGCCAGTTGTACAGGACCCGATCGATGTAGCGAAAACTATATTTGTTGGCCAACACGCTTTCTTTCAGCGCTTCGACGACGAGCCACTCGGGGTAGCCGTGTTCGCCGAGCCACGCCCTGAGCTGGTCGCACTCCAGGGAGGAGAGGGGACGGCCGAATTCCTCCTCGAACAGGCTGACGAGATCCTTCTCGGCAGGCGGAGGCTGCACCATGCGCCGGCGCCCCTTCAGCTTGTCCCATAGCGGCTGCAGATCGAAGTAGGTCACGTGCGCCCCCTGATCGTCGTACCGCTCGCCGATGGCGAGAAAACCTTCCGTGACGAGCCGCTCCACACACGCCATGACCTCTTTGCTCGACATGCCACAGCGCTCGCCCAGTTCGTGCGGGGATAGTTCCGTCGTGCCCTCCGTCTGCCCGCTCGCGAGGATCTGCAACAGCACGACGAGCTCATGCGGGTGCAGGCCGAGCTGAGCGAAGCGCCGCAGAAGATCGCACGGCACGGCGACAAACGGAGCACTCAGGTAGTCGCTGTTGCCACCTTGCCGGCCCGAAGGTTCCATTCGCTCGCCTCCCCTTGCGCTTAAGGCGCCATTCGGTAGAGCATGCGGGGAAACAGAATCGCTTCTCGGACGTGATCGAGCCCACAGATCCATGCGATCGTCCTTTCCAAGCCGAGGCCGAATCCGGAATGCGGCACGGAACCGTAGCGCCTCAGATCGAGATACCAGCCGTACGTCTCCTCTGGCAACCGATGTTCCTCAAAGCGCGCTTTCAGCAGTTCGTAGTCGTGAATGCGCTGGCTCCCCCCGATGATCTCGCCATAGCCTTCCGGGGCCAGCATGTCGGCGCAGAGCACCACCTCGGGCCGATCCGGATCAGGCTGCATGTAAAAGGCCTTCAGCTTGGTGGGATACCGCTCGATGAACACCGGCGTGTCAAACTGCTCCGCGAGCGCCGTTTCGTGCGGCGATCCGAAGTCGTCTCCCCAGGCGATGTCGAACCCGTGATCGCGCAGCCAGCGAATGGCATCGTCGTACGACATGCGGGCGAACGGCGCCCTGACCCGCTCCAGTCGGGCGATGTCCCGGCCGAGCAGCTCAAGCTCCGGCGCGCAGCGGTCGATCACCGATTGCACCACGTGCTCGACGAGCGCCTCCTGCACCCGCAGATTCTCCTCGTGCTCGACAAAGGCCATCTCGGGTTCCACCATCCAAAACTCAATGAGATGGCGCCTGGTCTTGGATTTCTCCGCCCGGAAACACGGGCCGAAGCAGTACACTTTCCCCAGCGCCATGGCCGCGGCCTCCATGTACAATTGGCCGCTCTGCGTCAAATAAGCCGTATCGTCGAAGTAGCGCGTCTCAAACAGCTCCGTGGTGTCCTCGCACGAGGCCGGCGTGAGGATGGGCGCGTCCACGCGCGTAAACCCGTTGTTGTCCAAAAACGCCTGGATGGCGCACTCGATCTCAGCGCGAATGCGGAGAATCGCCCGCTGCCTCGGCACGCGGATCCACAGATGGCGATGGTCGAGAAGAAAGTCGATCCCGTGCTCCTTCAGCGCGATGGGATACTCGTGCGCCAGCTGCACGGGCTCGATGTGACGGACGTCAATCTCGTATCCCCCCGGCGCGCGCGCGTCCTGGCGCACCGTCCCTTCGACGACAAGCGACGATTCCTGCGTGAGCGCATCGCTTGCCGCGAACGTCTCATCCGACACGTTCGACTTGACAACCACGCATTGAACGAGGCCTGTCCCGTCCCGGACCTGGAGAAAGTGGATCTTGCCACTCGAACGCTTGTTGTACAGCCATCCCCGCAACCGCACGTCCTGACCGACGTGATCGGCGAGTTGGCGAACCGTGGTCCATTCAGCCACGCCGTTTCCCCCCATACACGTACAAACGCGATACGCACCGATTATAGCAGAAAAGCGCAGGGGCTTGGCTTCCCCTGCGCCAGCTTCCGGTCGTCACTCGCTTGCCGTGGTCATTGCCGACGTGAGCTCGGCCGGCGCGAGTCCGTTCAGCCACTGGCGAAACTCGGCTCCGTCCACGCTTTCCTCGCGCACGACCTGCTTCGCGAGGCGAGCGATCTCGCCTTGATACGGCCGAAGCAAATCCCGCGTCGCCCGCTCCCGTTCGGCGAGAATGAAGCGCACCTCGCGCTCAAGGAGCCGCTCGGGCAGGTGCTCTTCGTCCACGATTCCGAGCCTGGACAGCCCACACCTCACCATCGTCCGCGCCAACTGAGACGCCTGTTGAAAATCGTTCTGCGCCCCCGTGCTTCGGTTCCCGTATTGAAGCTCCTCCGCCAGACAACCGGCCAGCGCGATATCGATCTGCTGTTCCAACTGGTCTTTCGTGTAGAGATACTGGTCATCTTCCGGGATCTGACGAACAAAGCCGAGCGCGCGGCCCCTTGGCGCGATGGTGATGTGAGAGACCGCACCGGGCCGCAGAAGCTCGGTCACGATGGCGTGTCCAATCTCGTGGACCGCCACGCGCTCCAACTCCTCGTCGGTCGGACGCCGCCCCGTCTTTTCGCCCATCAGGACCTTGTCGACCGCGTCTCGGAACATCTCCTGCCGGATCACGGACTCGCCCTTCCGGAGCGCCATGATGGCCGCTTCGTTGACCACGGCTTCGAGCTGCGCCCCCGAAAACCCGAAGGTTTCGCGGGCGATGTGTTCGAGATCCACGTCCGGCGCGAGGGGCTTGTTCTTCGTCTGGATTCGGAGAATGTGCAGGCGCCCCTCTTTATCCGGCAGATCGACTCGAATTTGCCGATCGAAGCGCCCCGGCCTGAGCAATGCCGGATCGAGCATATCCGGCCGGTTGGTGGCCGCCATGACGAGCACGAACGGATGCTGCGACGTGTTCATTCCGTCCATTTCGGTCAGCAACTGATTCAGCGTCTGATCATATTCCTGATGGCTGTGTTGACCACGCCGTCCGCCCACCACGTCGATCTCGTCGAGAAAGATGATGGCGCTGTCCTTGTTTTCTCGCTTCGCGAGCGCGCGGGCTCGGCGAAACAGGTCGCGCACGCGGCTCGCGCCCACGCCCACGTACATCTCGACAAATTCGGAGCCCGAGGCGGACAGGAACACCGAATCGGTGTAGGTGGCCGCGGCTTTCGCCATGAGCGTTTTCCCTGTTCCAGGAGGTCCCGTGAGCAGGATTCCCTTAATTGGCCGAATCCCGAGTTGCGCGATGCGGTCCCGATACCGCAAGAAGTCCAGCGCCTCCATCAACTCCCGCTTGGCGGACTCCTGCCCGCCGATCTCGTCAAACGAGACGTTCGGGCGAACCGCCACATCCCGGCCCGCAGGCGATTGCGCGTTGCGTCGGTCCAGGACCACCCACAGCATCGCCCCGAGTCCCGCGAGGAACAGGACAGGGATGATCTGAATCACGTGCAACATGCCCAAGAACGCCACCACGGCGATCCCGGTTCCGATGAGCCATTCGCGCATGGTCATGACGTCGCACCTCCCGCGCGCGACGCGTAAGGAATCACGCGATACAGGTAGTAGGGGCCTTTTTGCAACTGGAGGTAAATGTACGAATTATCCATGGTCAAGCGGTAGGCCATGTGGTACGACTTCGCCAGGCGCGCCACGTCGGAGGCCATTTGGGTATAATCCTCCTTGGCGATGCCCTGTTGGATATCGAGCTCGAACGCGCTCTCGAAGATCTGCGTGAGCGGCCCTTCGTGTGCGTCGCCGATGCGCACACTGACGTTCGTTCCAAGTTTGCGCTCTATTTCGTCGGATATGGCGTCGTAGGTCATCTGGAGGTCGCCTTGCTTCAGCGTCTGAAAGGGCCCCAGTTGGACCACCACCACATCCGGGCTTCCCGTCGTGATATCCACTTTTTCCACACCGGCAACCGACTGCAGGCTTTGTTTCAACGGATTCAGCAAGTTATAGTGTTGATAGGCCTGCCAGCCGCCGATGAGAAGCGCGAGCATCAGGAGCGCCGTCACGAAGATCGGCACAATGCGGATGCGAGACAAAGACCTCGCCCCCTTCTATCGCTGGTCTGTGCGGCTGCTGAGACCAGTATAGCACGCCGTCGAACATGTGTTCAGCCGCACTTGTTTCCCGCGCTTCCAGCCCTTCAGGAACGGACGAGCGCATCCTGCCACAAAAGTTGCCCCGTGGTGGCATTGAAATACAAAAAGGCCAGGCGCCCGTTTGAGCGTCCCATGACCTCGTACACCGCAGTTCCAGATTTGGCCCAACTCGGGGCGCCCTCGTCGCTCACCACGTAGCCGAGCGTGATGGACTGGACCTCGAGGCCGCGCGCCGCGGCCCGCTTTTCCACCTCGTCCGCGGGGAGAACCGCCGTCGAGGGCAACACAAAGGCCCTTCGCATCGCGGGGACGTAAAAGGCATACCACGTCCTTCCGAAGCCATCTTCGCCCCGGAACACGTCCTCCACGCCAGCCGCCGTGAACACGCTGTACGATTCCAGCCGGTCGAGAGGCGTGTGATCCAGCACATAGGTCGCCGCCTGCTGTTCGGCCGCCCAGTAGGGGCTCAACAAGTTCCAAAAGTACGTGAGAACGCCGATGCCGATCACGACCATCGCGATCGGCACCGAGATCCACAAAATCCTGCGCTTGGTCATGTTGCATCCGTCCGGTAAATCGTAATCTGCACTTTATCGGGGTGCTGTTCTGACTTGGCCATCCCGAAGATGACGTCCTTATCTTTCAGGTTTCGATTTAGAAAATCAATGAGGCGATACAGATCTTCCGAATTCGAACACACCATGGTTGCGTAGACGCTCCATTTGGAATCCAAACCATTCCACCCGCCGTCATGAACGAGATATCATGTCGTGTAAAAACTGGTCATTTGTGAAGTGGTACCTCAAAGGGGTCAAACTGATCTTGCCCGACCTCACCACGCCGATATCGACGAGTCCCTCGCCGGCCTCATCGATGATATCCCCTCCATAACGATACACTTCGTGCCCTTCCACGTCGAGTTCGCGTGAGAAAATGTCGTGGTACCTCCGCACGCCGAGGTCACACCACACGATGTCGGCGCGGGTCCACGTTTTCCTGCCGACGAAGGGAATATTGGCACTGAGGAAGGTGTCCGCAGGCAGATCGAGCTCGATGGCGAGTTCGATGAGCAGTCGACATGCCTCTTGCGCCGAGGCAAAGTCGAAAGGTGGACCGACGTGGGATAGCGCGAGCGCCTTGACCCCTTGCAAGGCCGCCTCGCCCGCGATGGCCACCGTCCCCGAATACAGCACATCGGTCGCCAGATTGGCACCGGCGTTGATACCCGACAGCACCAGATCGAACGGCCGCTCCGCGTGCAGAACGGCGAGCGCCCACTTGCAACAATCGACCGGCGTTCCCGAGAGCGCGAACGCATCGGACGCCCCCGGAACCTCGCGCCGCTCCACCCGAATCGTGCGGTGCAGGCTGATCCCGTGACTCGATGCGCTGCGCTGCCGGTCAGGAGCGGCCACGATGACCTCGCCAAAGGTCGACGCGACTTCGACCAGTGCGAACAGCCCCGCGGCCTGGATGCCATCGTCGTTGCAGATCAACATGCGCATGACGGCGTTCTCCTCTCTCATCACCTCACGCCTCATACGACCGCGGCGCGTCGCTCATACTTAGAAGTACGATACTGGGAGGTGGGCATATGACAGAGCGCGAAGAGGCGCTTCCTCCATGG from Alicyclobacillus acidocaldarius subsp. acidocaldarius DSM 446 carries:
- a CDS encoding D-alanine--D-alanine ligase; the encoded protein is MPNRKLRVGVIFGGKSGEHEVSLQSAKSVMDALDPLHYTTIPIGISKDGRWHVGKGAWKALEAKQPAALPSKSAQNASSPSNRFINPEIQGLSPVEVKRSPDWLPPALVNEIDVVFPVLHGTFGEDGTIQGLLEMVGIPYVGSGVLASALGMDKIAMKQIFSAVGIPQARWVGFTRASWAQDDGRIVREIEEQLGYPCFVKPANLGSSVGISKARNQRELVEAVHLALSYDRRVIVEEAIDAREIEIGILGNDDPIASVAGEIVPKREFYDYEAKYQDGGAELRIPADLSPEERKAVESYAIRAFQAIDGSGLARVDFFVERGTGRVLVNEINTMPGFTRFSMYPKLWEASGLAYDKLLDRLIELALERHAERSQLLRSYDKA
- a CDS encoding DnaD domain-containing protein, with the translated sequence MEPSGRQGGNSDYLSAPFVAVPCDLLRRFAQLGLHPHELVVLLQILASGQTEGTTELSPHELGERCGMSSKEVMACVERLVTEGFLAIGERYDDQGAHVTYFDLQPLWDKLKGRRRMVQPPPAEKDLVSLFEEEFGRPLSSLECDQLRAWLGEHGYPEWLVVEALKESVLANKYSFRYIDRVLYNWQKNNVRSRQDLEQYRAQYRERQAQWRGEPQAGQSKPRSRPASPRTAAREPVRDERYASFYELFPD
- the asnS gene encoding asparagine--tRNA ligase yields the protein MAEWTTVRQLADHVGQDVRLRGWLYNKRSSGKIHFLQVRDGTGLVQCVVVKSNVSDETFAASDALTQESSLVVEGTVRQDARAPGGYEIDVRHIEPVQLAHEYPIALKEHGIDFLLDHRHLWIRVPRQRAILRIRAEIECAIQAFLDNNGFTRVDAPILTPASCEDTTELFETRYFDDTAYLTQSGQLYMEAAAMALGKVYCFGPCFRAEKSKTRRHLIEFWMVEPEMAFVEHEENLRVQEALVEHVVQSVIDRCAPELELLGRDIARLERVRAPFARMSYDDAIRWLRDHGFDIAWGDDFGSPHETALAEQFDTPVFIERYPTKLKAFYMQPDPDRPEVVLCADMLAPEGYGEIIGGSQRIHDYELLKARFEEHRLPEETYGWYLDLRRYGSVPHSGFGLGLERTIAWICGLDHVREAILFPRMLYRMAP
- a CDS encoding ATP-dependent metallopeptidase FtsH/Yme1/Tma family protein codes for the protein MTMREWLIGTGIAVVAFLGMLHVIQIIPVLFLAGLGAMLWVVLDRRNAQSPAGRDVAVRPNVSFDEIGGQESAKRELMEALDFLRYRDRIAQLGIRPIKGILLTGPPGTGKTLMAKAAATYTDSVFLSASGSEFVEMYVGVGASRVRDLFRRARALAKRENKDSAIIFLDEIDVVGGRRGQHSHQEYDQTLNQLLTEMDGMNTSQHPFVLVMAATNRPDMLDPALLRPGRFDRQIRVDLPDKEGRLHILRIQTKNKPLAPDVDLEHIARETFGFSGAQLEAVVNEAAIMALRKGESVIRQEMFRDAVDKVLMGEKTGRRPTDEELERVAVHEIGHAIVTELLRPGAVSHITIAPRGRALGFVRQIPEDDQYLYTKDQLEQQIDIALAGCLAEELQYGNRSTGAQNDFQQASQLARTMVRCGLSRLGIVDEEHLPERLLEREVRFILAERERATRDLLRPYQGEIARLAKQVVREESVDGAEFRQWLNGLAPAELTSAMTTASE
- a CDS encoding YpmA family protein, with translation MDSKWSVYATMVCSNSEDLYRLIDFLNRNLKDKDVIFGMAKSEQHPDKVQITIYRTDAT
- the surE gene encoding 5'/3'-nucleotidase SurE — protein: MREENAVMRMLICNDDGIQAAGLFALVEVASTFGEVIVAAPDRQRSASSHGISLHRTIRVERREVPGASDAFALSGTPVDCCKWALAVLHAERPFDLVLSGINAGANLATDVLYSGTVAIAGEAALQGVKALALSHVGPPFDFASAQEACRLLIELAIELDLPADTFLSANIPFVGRKTWTRADIVWCDLGVRRYHDIFSRELDVEGHEVYRYGGDIIDEAGEGLVDIGVVRSGKISLTPLRYHFTNDQFLHDMISRS